In Flavobacterium sp. N3904, one DNA window encodes the following:
- a CDS encoding endonuclease III domain-containing protein codes for MTKQQRVTFVINTLKEIYPTIPIPLNHKDPYTLLIAVLLSAQCTDVRVNQITPLLFAKADNPYDMIKMSVEEIKEIIRPCGLSPMKSKGIHGLSQILIEKHNGQVPQSFEYLEELPAVGHKTASVVMSQAFGVPAFPVDTHIHRLMYRWNLTNGKNVVQTEKDAKRIFPEELWNDLHLQIIWYGREYSPARGWDLEKDIITRTIGRKSVLETYARKRI; via the coding sequence ATGACCAAACAGCAACGCGTAACATTTGTTATAAATACGTTAAAAGAAATATATCCTACAATCCCTATTCCGTTGAACCATAAAGATCCTTACACTTTACTAATTGCGGTTTTACTTTCGGCTCAATGTACTGATGTTCGTGTCAATCAAATTACGCCATTGCTTTTTGCCAAGGCCGATAATCCGTATGATATGATTAAAATGTCTGTGGAGGAAATCAAAGAAATCATTCGCCCTTGTGGATTATCTCCAATGAAATCGAAGGGAATTCATGGATTGTCACAAATTTTGATTGAGAAACACAATGGTCAAGTGCCCCAAAGTTTTGAATATCTGGAAGAATTACCTGCAGTAGGTCACAAAACGGCAAGTGTTGTGATGTCGCAAGCTTTTGGTGTTCCGGCATTTCCTGTAGATACCCATATTCATCGATTGATGTACCGCTGGAATTTGACGAATGGCAAAAACGTAGTTCAAACTGAAAAAGATGCCAAACGCATTTTCCCTGAAGAATTATGGAATGATTTACACCTTCAAATTATTTGGTACGGACGGGAGTATTCGCCTGCTCGTGGTTGGGATTTGGAGAAAGATATTATCACCAGGACTATCGGTAGAAAATCGGTTTTGGAAACTTATGCAAGAAAACGAATCTGA
- a CDS encoding glycosyl hydrolase family 17 translates to MKKIKVLLVLLLMSVLFSNCKSMNSVPAEITAEKILGNPNYLAMCYGGYRDKTRDIEPTVSQITDDLRILSAMNIKVLRTYNVHHTEISNLLKAIRIVKKENPNFEMYVMLGVWIDCKNSWTSNPLIRNEDSERNPIEIAEAVKLANEYPDIVKIISVGNEAMVKWAWAYYVEPSIILKWVNYLQDLKKQQKLGKEVWITSSDNFASWGGGSNEYHVEDLNQLIKAVDYISMHSYPMHDTHYNPQFWGILEDESQLSEREKVNAAMIRARDYSIAQYNGVLNYMKSLGVNKPIHIGETGWATESNEFYGESGSKATDEYKSAVYYKLMREWTNKEKMSLFYFEAFDEQWKDKNILGSENHFGLINLQVRAKYALWEMVDKGIFKGLTRDGKPITKTYNGNEELLWLDVKTPAAVLKKVTNNDKF, encoded by the coding sequence ATGAAGAAAATCAAAGTCTTATTGGTACTATTGCTAATGTCTGTTTTGTTTAGCAATTGCAAGAGCATGAATTCCGTGCCTGCCGAAATAACTGCCGAGAAAATTTTAGGAAATCCCAATTATCTGGCCATGTGCTATGGAGGCTATAGAGACAAAACCAGGGATATTGAACCTACCGTTTCTCAAATAACAGATGATTTAAGAATCCTTTCGGCAATGAATATCAAAGTGCTTCGAACTTATAATGTGCATCATACTGAAATTTCTAATTTATTGAAAGCGATAAGAATAGTAAAGAAAGAGAATCCAAATTTTGAAATGTATGTAATGTTAGGAGTATGGATTGATTGTAAAAATTCTTGGACATCAAATCCGCTTATCCGAAATGAAGACAGTGAACGCAATCCAATAGAAATTGCCGAAGCTGTAAAATTAGCAAATGAATATCCTGATATCGTAAAGATTATTTCTGTCGGAAATGAAGCAATGGTAAAATGGGCATGGGCGTATTATGTCGAACCAAGTATTATATTGAAATGGGTAAATTATTTGCAAGATTTAAAGAAACAGCAAAAATTAGGCAAAGAGGTATGGATAACAAGCTCCGATAATTTTGCTTCTTGGGGTGGTGGGAGCAATGAATACCATGTTGAAGATTTGAATCAACTCATAAAAGCAGTCGATTATATTTCAATGCATTCGTATCCTATGCATGACACGCATTACAACCCTCAATTTTGGGGGATTTTAGAAGATGAATCACAGCTGTCAGAACGTGAAAAAGTTAATGCAGCAATGATTCGAGCAAGAGATTATAGCATTGCTCAATACAATGGTGTTTTGAATTACATGAAATCTTTGGGTGTAAATAAGCCCATTCACATTGGTGAAACTGGCTGGGCTACTGAATCTAATGAGTTTTACGGAGAATCAGGTTCAAAAGCAACAGACGAATACAAATCGGCAGTTTATTATAAACTCATGAGAGAATGGACAAACAAAGAGAAAATGTCTCTTTTCTACTTCGAGGCTTTTGATGAGCAGTGGAAAGATAAAAATATATTGGGTTCTGAAAATCATTTTGGTTTAATCAATCTTCAAGTTCGGGCAAAATATGCGCTTTGGGAAATGGTTGACAAAGGCATTTTTAAAGGTTTAACTCGTGACGGAAAACCAATTACAAAAACATATAATGGAAACGAAGAATTGTTGTGGTTGGATGTTAAAACTCCTGCTGCAGTATTAAAAAAAGTAACTAATAATGATAAGTTTTAA
- a CDS encoding alpha/beta hydrolase: MNLSLEYKIREPKVILDKYPLLLLLHGYGSNEADLFSFAPELPEEYYIVSARAPYDLQYGSYAWYAINFDADQNKFSDNDQARISKDKIANFIDELIANYPIDADDVNLIGFSQGSILSYAVALSYPEKINKVVAMSGYLNLEIASEDYLKNNLSKLKIFASHGTVDQVIPVDWARKTPAILEKLGIAITYKEYPVGHGVAPQNFYDLKNWLIEK; this comes from the coding sequence ATGAATCTATCCCTAGAATATAAAATAAGAGAACCCAAAGTTATTCTTGACAAGTATCCATTATTATTATTACTTCATGGTTATGGCAGCAACGAAGCCGATTTGTTTTCGTTTGCACCAGAATTACCAGAGGAATATTATATTGTATCAGCCCGCGCACCTTACGATCTTCAGTACGGAAGTTATGCTTGGTACGCCATCAATTTTGATGCTGACCAAAACAAATTTTCAGACAACGATCAAGCGCGTATTTCAAAAGACAAAATTGCAAATTTTATTGACGAATTGATTGCAAATTATCCTATTGATGCCGATGATGTCAACTTGATTGGTTTCAGTCAAGGTTCAATTTTGAGTTATGCAGTGGCACTTTCATATCCAGAAAAAATCAATAAAGTAGTAGCGATGAGCGGTTATCTCAATTTGGAAATTGCATCCGAAGATTACTTAAAAAACAATCTCAGCAAACTTAAAATATTTGCATCCCACGGTACTGTAGACCAAGTTATACCTGTGGATTGGGCCAGAAAAACACCTGCAATTTTAGAAAAATTAGGCATTGCAATCACCTACAAAGAATACCCTGTCGGTCACGGTGTAGCTCCGCAAAATTTTTATGATTTAAAGAATTGGCTTATTGAAAAATAG
- a CDS encoding RNA polymerase sigma factor, giving the protein MANLQKSDALLVKDYVAGDESALATLIKRHESKIYGFIYSKISDKDISNDIFQDTFIKVIKTLKTSSYNEEGKFLPWIMRIAHNLIIDHFRKSKKMPLYRETEEFSIFSVMSDDSLTIENKIIADQVEIDIRKIIEGLPADQKEVLVMRMYQDMSFKEISELTGVSINTALGRMRYALMNMRKIIDKHQIVLTN; this is encoded by the coding sequence ATGGCTAATTTACAAAAATCAGACGCTTTGTTGGTAAAGGATTATGTTGCCGGTGACGAAAGTGCATTGGCTACACTAATCAAGAGACATGAATCTAAAATTTATGGATTTATTTATTCAAAAATTTCAGATAAGGACATCTCTAATGATATCTTTCAGGATACATTTATTAAAGTGATAAAAACTTTAAAAACCAGTTCGTATAACGAGGAAGGTAAGTTTTTACCTTGGATTATGAGAATAGCTCATAATCTAATAATAGATCATTTTCGAAAATCAAAAAAAATGCCGTTATATAGAGAGACAGAAGAATTTTCTATCTTTTCTGTAATGTCTGATGATTCTCTTACCATCGAAAATAAAATTATTGCAGATCAGGTAGAAATTGATATCAGAAAAATTATCGAAGGTTTACCAGCTGACCAAAAAGAAGTTTTGGTAATGCGCATGTATCAAGATATGAGTTTTAAAGAAATTTCTGAATTGACAGGTGTAAGTATCAATACTGCATTGGGTAGAATGAGATATGCATTAATGAATATGCGTAAAATTATTGACAAGCATCAAATTGTTTTGACGAATTAA
- the bcp gene encoding thioredoxin-dependent thiol peroxidase: MTTLKIGDQAPQFSGIDQDGKSHQLSDYKGKKLVVFFYPKASTPGCTAEACDLRDNFERFQSNNYALLGVSADSAKAQAKFKDKYDFPFPLLADEDKSVITAFGVWGPKKFMGREYDGIHRTTFVIDENGIIIDVISEVKTKAHADQILK; the protein is encoded by the coding sequence ATGACTACATTAAAAATAGGAGATCAAGCACCTCAATTTTCAGGAATTGACCAAGACGGAAAATCACATCAATTATCTGATTATAAAGGTAAAAAATTAGTTGTTTTCTTTTATCCAAAGGCATCTACACCAGGTTGTACCGCCGAAGCCTGTGATTTAAGAGATAATTTCGAACGTTTTCAAAGCAACAATTATGCGCTTCTGGGTGTAAGTGCCGATAGTGCCAAAGCGCAAGCCAAATTCAAAGATAAATATGATTTCCCTTTTCCATTACTGGCAGATGAAGACAAGTCGGTTATTACAGCGTTCGGAGTTTGGGGCCCAAAAAAGTTTATGGGAAGAGAATATGATGGTATTCACAGAACCACCTTTGTAATAGATGAAAACGGGATCATAATCGATGTTATTTCAGAAGTAAAAACCAAAGCACATGCTGATCAGATATTAAAGTAA
- a CDS encoding MFS transporter, with protein sequence MESINVNPKKMVPMGQKIAFGLGMLANQMFPAALGIFMVVLVQDLGFPAWMWGILFFLPRIFDAFIDPIMGFISDNTRSKWGRRRHYVFIGAIIMGVSFVVMWQLYRENGLDYNFIFFLFWSFVFYLGLSIFSVPYVAMGYEMSDDFHERTNIMAISQWIGQWAWVIAPWFWVVMYDPSWFPNADTATRTLAVWVGVSCMILAMIPAIFITSKSTKGENSFAPLTFSTIGGSLKEIFKSFKEAFSSKPFRKLCIATFLIFNAFNTVAAFSFFIVVYYLFNGSTEAAGIWPTLFGCVGALSTTFLVIPIVARMSKKLGKKNAFLICQGISVFGYILLWFLFIPGKPYMFLFALPFFSFGIGSLFTLMMSMTADVCDMDELTSGKRREGIFGAIYWWMVKFGFAIAGLLTGVIMSLVGFNTDAATQSEGAITGLRLFYSGIPILGTLIAMWIMRNYDLTEEKAKQIKVELATRKEENLVVVSAIL encoded by the coding sequence ATGGAAAGTATTAATGTAAATCCCAAAAAAATGGTTCCAATGGGTCAAAAAATTGCCTTTGGATTAGGCATGTTAGCGAATCAAATGTTTCCTGCAGCTCTCGGTATTTTTATGGTAGTATTGGTGCAGGATTTAGGTTTTCCAGCTTGGATGTGGGGAATTTTGTTTTTTCTGCCTAGAATATTTGATGCTTTTATTGATCCGATTATGGGATTTATATCAGACAATACCCGCTCTAAATGGGGAAGAAGACGTCATTATGTTTTTATTGGAGCCATTATTATGGGGGTTTCCTTTGTTGTAATGTGGCAATTATATAGAGAAAATGGATTGGATTATAATTTTATATTCTTTCTTTTTTGGTCTTTTGTATTTTATTTAGGCTTGTCCATTTTTAGTGTTCCTTATGTAGCCATGGGGTATGAAATGAGTGATGATTTTCATGAGAGAACCAATATTATGGCAATTTCACAATGGATTGGGCAATGGGCGTGGGTAATCGCTCCTTGGTTTTGGGTGGTTATGTATGACCCAAGTTGGTTTCCAAATGCAGATACAGCAACTAGAACTTTGGCAGTTTGGGTAGGGGTTTCGTGTATGATATTGGCTATGATTCCTGCAATTTTTATTACCAGTAAATCAACAAAAGGTGAAAATAGTTTTGCTCCATTAACATTTAGTACAATAGGAGGTAGTTTAAAAGAAATTTTTAAAAGTTTCAAAGAGGCTTTTAGCAGTAAACCTTTTAGAAAACTTTGTATTGCCACTTTCTTGATTTTTAATGCTTTTAATACCGTTGCTGCCTTTTCATTTTTTATCGTTGTTTATTATCTTTTTAATGGAAGTACAGAAGCTGCAGGTATTTGGCCAACGCTTTTTGGCTGTGTTGGAGCTTTGTCAACTACATTTTTAGTAATACCGATAGTGGCTAGAATGTCTAAAAAATTAGGTAAGAAGAATGCTTTTTTAATCTGTCAGGGAATATCTGTTTTTGGCTACATATTGTTATGGTTTCTATTCATACCAGGTAAACCTTATATGTTTTTATTCGCATTGCCTTTCTTTTCTTTTGGTATTGGTAGCTTGTTTACACTGATGATGTCTATGACCGCAGATGTTTGCGATATGGATGAGTTGACTTCAGGAAAACGAAGAGAAGGAATCTTTGGAGCCATTTACTGGTGGATGGTAAAGTTTGGCTTTGCTATTGCGGGATTATTAACAGGAGTTATTATGTCTTTGGTTGGGTTCAATACAGATGCTGCAACTCAATCAGAAGGTGCAATTACTGGTTTGAGGCTTTTTTATTCGGGAATACCAATTTTAGGTACTTTGATTGCCATGTGGATAATGAGAAATTATGACTTAACTGAAGAAAAAGCTAAGCAAATTAAAGTTGAATTAGCCACCCGAAAAGAGGAAAATCTAGTGGTTGTTTCTGCTATTTTGTAG
- a CDS encoding MBL fold metallo-hydrolase — protein MKVYFLGTGTSQGIPIIGSDHEVCKSADSKDKRLRVSVWISWKDHSYVIDCGPDFRQQMLASNCRKVDGILFTHEHADHTAGLDDIRPFNFRQGAIPIYAHKRVLVNIEKRFDYIFETVNKYPGAPSVKTIEIKNNVPFPIGNKIAIPINVMHGDLQVFGFRIDDFAYLTDVKTIENAEILKLKNLKVLVVNALREQPHNTHFNLQEALDFIALLKPDKAYLTHISHMLGFHEVVQKNLPENVYLAYDNLEISI, from the coding sequence TTGAAGGTATATTTTTTAGGTACAGGTACATCCCAAGGGATTCCGATTATTGGGAGTGATCATGAAGTATGTAAAAGTGCTGATTCTAAGGACAAAAGGCTCCGAGTTTCGGTTTGGATTTCATGGAAAGACCATTCTTACGTTATCGATTGCGGACCTGATTTTAGACAACAAATGTTGGCTTCCAATTGTAGAAAAGTAGACGGAATCTTATTTACTCACGAACATGCCGATCATACCGCAGGTCTGGATGATATTCGTCCGTTTAATTTTAGACAGGGAGCAATTCCTATATACGCTCACAAAAGGGTACTTGTCAATATCGAAAAACGATTTGATTACATATTTGAAACAGTCAATAAATATCCCGGTGCGCCCTCTGTAAAAACCATTGAAATTAAAAATAATGTTCCTTTTCCTATTGGCAATAAAATTGCTATTCCTATAAATGTAATGCATGGTGATCTACAGGTTTTTGGATTTAGAATTGATGATTTTGCTTATTTGACGGATGTAAAGACTATTGAAAATGCTGAAATATTAAAGTTGAAAAATTTAAAAGTACTGGTGGTAAACGCATTAAGGGAACAACCTCACAATACGCATTTTAATTTGCAGGAAGCACTAGATTTTATAGCTTTGCTAAAACCCGATAAAGCCTATCTTACACACATCAGTCATATGCTGGGGTTTCACGAGGTGGTTCAAAAAAACTTGCCAGAAAATGTATATTTAGCTTACGATAATTTAGAAATCTCAATATAA
- a CDS encoding TonB-dependent receptor encodes MEAQKIKLKGDKVIEQIPSIKDKALRINLNENIYGTFAEIGAGQETVRHFFRSGGSSGTIAKAMSAYDKDFSDAVYGIEEDGRYVTESRLKKMLTFEGELIEERLSRTKHPNKMFFSYANTVATIDFAKQFKGHGWVGIRYQLDPTEAYNEIIIHIRFKETDSRLQQETLGVLGVNLIYGAFYKYNDPKKLLRYLYDHLDKDQLEIDTINFSGPRFADVDNRLMSLQLVKNGMTDAVMFNPEGKNILPAAILYKKNILAFRGSFRPVTKVNMDMYKESLKMFLEENKVEKENTLVIFEITLSNLRSDGEIDERDFMDRAELLCSLGQTVMISNFQEYYKVVEYFSNYTKARMGLAMGVNNLVDIFDEKYYRHLSGGILEAFGKLFYRDMKVFLYPMLGEDGETITSENLKVHPRMKELYKFFKFNGKVVDIEDYNPEILEVFSREVLKMISEGKPGWEPMLPPGVPEIIKEKCLFGYQANPLLEASK; translated from the coding sequence ATGGAAGCCCAAAAGATAAAACTAAAAGGAGACAAAGTTATCGAGCAAATTCCTTCTATCAAGGACAAAGCACTTCGTATTAATTTGAACGAAAATATCTATGGAACATTTGCTGAAATTGGAGCTGGTCAAGAAACAGTAAGACATTTTTTTAGATCAGGCGGTTCGTCCGGAACAATTGCAAAAGCAATGTCTGCCTATGATAAAGACTTTAGTGATGCAGTTTATGGCATAGAAGAAGACGGCCGTTATGTTACCGAAAGCCGTCTTAAAAAGATGCTTACTTTTGAAGGGGAATTGATTGAAGAACGATTAAGCAGAACCAAGCATCCCAACAAAATGTTTTTCAGTTATGCCAATACTGTTGCAACGATTGACTTTGCCAAGCAGTTCAAAGGTCATGGTTGGGTAGGCATTCGATACCAATTGGACCCAACAGAAGCTTATAACGAAATTATTATACACATACGTTTCAAAGAAACCGATTCCAGATTACAACAAGAAACTTTGGGTGTATTGGGAGTTAATTTAATTTATGGTGCTTTTTATAAATACAATGACCCTAAAAAATTATTGCGTTACTTATACGATCACTTAGACAAAGACCAACTGGAAATTGACACAATTAATTTCTCAGGTCCACGTTTTGCTGATGTAGACAACCGATTAATGAGTTTACAATTGGTAAAAAATGGCATGACCGATGCGGTAATGTTCAATCCTGAAGGCAAAAACATACTTCCTGCGGCTATTTTATATAAGAAAAATATACTCGCTTTTAGAGGTAGCTTCCGTCCGGTTACCAAAGTAAACATGGATATGTACAAGGAATCCCTAAAAATGTTTTTGGAGGAAAATAAAGTCGAGAAAGAAAACACCTTAGTGATTTTTGAAATTACATTATCCAATTTACGCTCGGATGGAGAGATTGATGAAAGAGATTTTATGGATCGGGCTGAATTACTATGCTCTTTGGGGCAAACAGTTATGATTTCCAATTTCCAAGAATATTATAAAGTGGTTGAATACTTCTCTAATTATACCAAAGCCCGAATGGGTCTTGCTATGGGAGTAAACAATCTGGTTGATATTTTTGACGAAAAATATTACCGCCATTTGAGTGGTGGAATCCTAGAAGCTTTTGGAAAATTATTCTATCGAGATATGAAAGTTTTCCTATATCCAATGCTAGGCGAAGATGGCGAAACCATAACTTCAGAAAATCTAAAAGTACATCCTAGAATGAAAGAATTATACAAATTCTTTAAATTCAATGGGAAAGTTGTTGATATTGAAGATTATAACCCAGAGATTCTAGAAGTTTTCTCCCGCGAAGTCTTAAAAATGATCAGTGAAGGAAAACCAGGCTGGGAACCGATGTTACCACCAGGTGTACCGGAAATCATTAAAGAAAAATGCCTTTTTGGATATCAAGCCAACCCGCTTTTAGAAGCTAGCAAGTAA